In Gemmatimonadaceae bacterium, the following proteins share a genomic window:
- a CDS encoding LLM class flavin-dependent oxidoreductase — MRYGYWLPVFGGWLRNVDDEGMAASWDYVKTLAQRSEELGYDITLIAELLLNDIKGIEAPSLDAWSTAAALAAVTERLELMVAVRPSFHPPAILAKQAANIDRISNGRLALNVVSAWWKDEARRFGAAFDEHDDRYARTKEWLDVVDGAWREKKFSYHGKFYNHDDIVLEPKPISRDRRPRPTIYAGGESDAAKTLISRQCDAYVMHGDPPERIAPKIADMRERRERAAEALGVDLPPMQFGVAAYAIVRDTESEVRDEIDRITNVAIGSPGYGNYRDWISNTKLEQQVSLQDYSVSNRGLRAGLAGTPDQVAERVAEFAAVGVNLLLLQCSPQLEEMERFADDVIAAAV; from the coding sequence ATGCGATACGGATACTGGCTTCCCGTTTTCGGCGGCTGGCTGCGCAACGTCGACGACGAGGGCATGGCGGCGTCGTGGGATTACGTGAAGACGCTCGCGCAGCGCAGCGAGGAGCTCGGCTACGACATCACGCTGATCGCCGAGTTGCTGCTCAACGACATCAAGGGAATCGAGGCGCCGTCGCTCGACGCATGGTCGACCGCGGCCGCGCTCGCGGCGGTCACGGAGCGGCTCGAGTTGATGGTGGCCGTTCGCCCGTCGTTTCATCCGCCGGCGATTCTCGCCAAGCAGGCGGCGAACATCGATCGCATCTCGAACGGCCGTCTGGCGCTGAACGTGGTGTCGGCCTGGTGGAAGGACGAAGCCCGCCGCTTCGGCGCCGCGTTCGACGAGCATGACGACCGCTACGCGCGCACGAAGGAATGGCTCGACGTGGTCGACGGCGCGTGGAGGGAGAAGAAATTCTCCTATCACGGGAAGTTCTACAATCACGACGACATCGTGCTCGAGCCCAAGCCGATCTCGCGCGACAGGCGTCCGCGGCCGACGATCTACGCCGGCGGCGAGTCCGACGCCGCGAAGACGCTCATCTCGCGGCAGTGCGACGCGTACGTCATGCACGGTGATCCACCGGAGCGCATCGCGCCGAAGATTGCCGACATGCGCGAACGGCGCGAGCGCGCCGCCGAAGCGCTCGGCGTCGATCTCCCGCCGATGCAGTTCGGCGTCGCGGCGTATGCCATCGTGCGCGACACGGAGTCCGAGGTGCGGGACGAGATCGATCGCATCACGAACGTCGCGATCGGCTCACCCGGCTACGGCAACTATCGCGATTGGATCTCGAACACGAAGCTCGAACAGCAGGTGAGCCTGCAGGACTACTCGGTGTCGAATCGCGGACTGCGCGCCGGCCTGGCCGGGACGCCCGATCAGGTGGCCGAGCGTGTCGCGGAGTTCGCGGCGGTGGGCGTGAACCTGCTGCTGCTCCAGTGCAGCCCGCAGCTCGAGGAGATGGAACGCTTCGCCGACGACGTGATCGCCGCGGCCGTGTAA
- a CDS encoding carboxypeptidase-like regulatory domain-containing protein, with protein MLSTGTSVALSYSVVGTQPTPREQFTDADGRFIIRDLPGGRVTFSAKHVGYTPFDTTLMLRDGDTLRLDIGLSLITIELPAIQTLAKACMHPGASMARYGTALATLFEQMRENAERNRLLERSYPFELFIERTISRPEPMLEARFIAIDTIERGSARSWAYEPGKLLGRRQIDEGVFSGTWTTITMPELADFADERFLNSHCFDYSGVDELDGDSLLRIDFVPAPTVHTPDIGGTLYLDRKTFQLRATIVSLVNLTKDLRRRIGGQSIRADFREVVPGVPVLDRISSMVYPRDDIKGKIPDEPSTEEQRTLRVKFLKGKP; from the coding sequence GTGCTGTCGACCGGCACCTCGGTCGCGCTTTCCTACTCCGTGGTCGGCACGCAGCCGACTCCGCGCGAGCAATTCACCGACGCCGACGGCCGCTTCATCATTCGCGATCTGCCCGGCGGCCGCGTGACTTTCAGCGCGAAGCACGTCGGCTACACGCCGTTCGATACGACGCTCATGCTGCGCGACGGCGACACGCTGCGACTCGACATCGGCCTGTCGCTGATCACGATCGAGCTGCCGGCGATCCAGACGCTCGCGAAGGCCTGCATGCATCCCGGCGCATCCATGGCGCGGTACGGCACCGCGCTCGCGACGCTGTTCGAGCAAATGCGCGAGAACGCCGAACGCAATCGCCTGCTCGAGCGATCGTATCCGTTCGAGCTTTTCATCGAACGAACCATCTCACGACCGGAACCGATGCTCGAGGCGCGCTTCATCGCGATCGATACCATCGAGCGGGGCAGCGCGCGCAGCTGGGCGTACGAGCCGGGCAAGCTGCTGGGGCGGCGGCAGATCGACGAAGGCGTATTCAGCGGCACCTGGACGACCATCACGATGCCCGAGCTCGCGGACTTCGCCGATGAGCGTTTTCTGAACTCACACTGCTTCGACTATTCCGGCGTCGATGAGCTGGACGGCGATTCGCTGCTGCGCATCGACTTCGTGCCGGCGCCGACGGTGCATACGCCCGACATCGGCGGCACACTGTACCTCGATCGGAAAACATTCCAGCTTCGCGCGACGATCGTGAGCCTGGTGAATCTCACGAAGGACTTGCGGCGCCGCATCGGCGGCCAGTCCATTCGCGCCGACTTCAGGGAAGTCGTGCCGGGCGTGCCGGTGCTGGACCGCATCTCGTCGATGGTCTATCCGCGCGACGACATCAAGGGCAAGATCCCCGATGAGCCGTCGACCGAGGAACAGCGAACGCTTCGCGTGAAGTTTCTGAAAGGAAAGCCGTAA
- a CDS encoding GGDEF domain-containing protein, with translation MRRDPQTTARANAEVLLWQGRVRIAVAMAAGGIAFVLREFGMLQGNAAALLAVIAGYLGAIGVLGWSLRRHGAAGDSTIAATVACDLLFIFASTLASASPDHYYRILILSFFVLHLTESYFGRRHAVFALGAVVGAYGGLLAAVAARGLTPRWPDELWALALFTITSVAFLVQYGSSQRRLERIVELFEDAEQGDFTNAYDLAADHAPDAITRVGRAYNRVRVQLASMVLTDPLTGCLNRRGLDQAMAREIARSARAGSELSLIAFDLDHFKHINDSYGHLAGDVVLRDFGALLVQIARAGDMVARTGGEEFSILLPDTDPAGAYRAGVRVCDSVRSHHFLVNGKRVQVTISVGVVSVSGAAHDAAGTSLKARADEALYAAKRGGRDRVRVWNDGLASLESETPPDGAVIAPSDGLHSALNAS, from the coding sequence GTGAGACGCGATCCTCAAACCACCGCCCGCGCGAACGCCGAAGTTCTGCTCTGGCAGGGCCGTGTCCGCATCGCCGTCGCCATGGCGGCGGGCGGCATCGCGTTCGTGCTGCGAGAATTTGGCATGCTGCAGGGAAACGCGGCCGCGCTGTTGGCGGTGATCGCGGGCTACCTGGGCGCGATCGGCGTCTTGGGCTGGAGTCTTCGGCGGCACGGCGCCGCGGGCGACTCGACGATCGCCGCGACCGTGGCGTGCGACCTTCTTTTCATCTTCGCCTCGACGCTCGCCTCCGCGTCGCCGGACCATTATTACAGAATACTCATTCTGTCGTTCTTCGTGCTGCACTTGACGGAATCGTACTTCGGCCGGCGGCACGCGGTGTTCGCGCTTGGCGCGGTCGTCGGCGCGTATGGCGGGCTGCTCGCCGCCGTCGCGGCGCGCGGCCTGACGCCGCGGTGGCCCGACGAGCTCTGGGCGCTGGCGCTGTTCACGATCACGTCCGTCGCCTTTCTGGTGCAGTACGGCAGCTCGCAGCGCCGGCTCGAGCGCATCGTCGAGCTGTTCGAGGACGCGGAGCAGGGTGATTTCACGAATGCGTACGATCTGGCGGCCGATCACGCTCCGGACGCGATCACGCGGGTCGGGCGCGCGTACAATCGCGTGCGGGTCCAGCTGGCGAGCATGGTGCTGACCGATCCGCTCACGGGCTGCCTCAATCGCCGCGGGCTCGATCAAGCGATGGCGCGCGAGATCGCCCGCTCGGCGCGCGCGGGGAGCGAGCTCTCGTTGATCGCGTTCGACCTCGACCACTTCAAGCACATCAACGACAGCTACGGCCACTTGGCGGGCGACGTGGTGCTGCGCGATTTTGGCGCGCTGCTCGTGCAGATCGCGCGCGCCGGCGACATGGTGGCGCGCACGGGCGGCGAGGAGTTTTCGATTCTGCTGCCCGATACCGATCCCGCGGGTGCCTATCGGGCGGGAGTGCGGGTGTGTGATAGCGTGCGGTCGCACCACTTCCTCGTGAACGGGAAGCGGGTGCAGGTCACGATCAGCGTCGGGGTCGTGTCGGTGAGCGGTGCGGCGCACGACGCGGCGGGCACGAGCCTGAAGGCGCGCGCCGACGAAGCGTTGTATGCGGCCAAACGCGGTGGCCGTGACCGGGTGCGCGTGTGGAACGACGGTTTGGCGTCGCTCGAGAGCGAGACGCCGCCGGACGGCGCGGTGATCGCGCCGTCCGACGGACTTCACTCAGCGTTGAACGCCAGCTAA
- a CDS encoding XRE family transcriptional regulator — translation MARANSSRRSKAATESVIPKNVLAKEIATILDDQQLTQTEAAYIMRDAPSQISLVVTGKLRGFSTERLLRMLARLGRDIDIVIRPSRGKSGKVSVVRR, via the coding sequence GTGGCTCGAGCCAACTCGTCTCGCCGCTCCAAAGCGGCCACTGAATCGGTGATCCCGAAAAACGTCCTCGCGAAGGAAATCGCGACGATTCTCGACGATCAGCAGCTCACGCAGACCGAAGCAGCGTACATCATGCGTGATGCGCCGTCGCAGATCTCCCTCGTCGTCACCGGCAAGCTGCGCGGCTTCTCGACGGAGCGCCTCCTTCGCATGCTCGCGCGCCTGGGCCGCGACATCGATATCGTCATTCGCCCGTCCAGGGGCAAGTCCGGGAAAGTCAGCGTCGTTCGCCGGTAA
- a CDS encoding serine/threonine-protein kinase — translation MTDFADHLQSALGANYQLDRELTGGGMSRVFVAVDLVLGRKVVVKVLPPELAAGVNRERFRREIQVAAQLQHPHIVPLLSAGEQGDLLWYTMPYIEGESLRAALERKRHFTVREIVRILHDVVDALAFAHQRGVIHRDIKPANILTQGSHALVTDFGVAKALSAALPLSGVTSAGIAIGTPAYMAPEQLAGDSTADHRMDIYAVGLLAYELATGESPFTGPSPRETLAAQLTRVPNPLHEVSPEVPRTLSDLIMRCLAKDPNARPQNADEILQELDSLTMPMVVTPRNGGVDARTGRRPWLGIAAVAILFAVLAGVGYVVTRPRPQSPPSATMPHGPPPPAAAVVRPESVVKRAVATSSIAPAGTPKPVRPVITHEDSVRIAEAVRKRVDAAKTRDSLAKAKLAEETQRKMVDSIIAANSGSASGGAVAGGPRRLAIAEPADIRSWPEANLLGRAVSDSLRRMLRARSKQYSVVDQDSVRLQLARSRDPNELGKTLNSDLIVSVRLQLLRGDSAVLMLQTYDLTATNAFRSRTAVNRAVPKSEVLADLDALLFSTLNFLDEMSRAPRRPRPPGG, via the coding sequence ATGACGGACTTCGCCGACCATCTCCAGAGCGCCCTGGGGGCCAACTATCAGCTCGATCGCGAGCTGACGGGCGGCGGCATGAGCCGTGTCTTCGTGGCGGTCGATCTCGTACTGGGTCGCAAAGTTGTCGTAAAGGTTTTGCCGCCCGAGCTGGCCGCCGGCGTCAATCGCGAACGATTCCGGAGAGAGATCCAGGTCGCGGCGCAGCTGCAGCATCCGCACATCGTGCCGCTCCTGTCGGCGGGTGAGCAGGGCGATCTCCTGTGGTACACGATGCCGTACATCGAAGGCGAGTCGCTACGCGCCGCGCTCGAGCGAAAACGGCATTTCACGGTGCGCGAAATCGTCCGCATTCTGCACGACGTCGTCGACGCGCTCGCGTTCGCGCACCAGCGCGGCGTCATTCATCGCGACATCAAGCCGGCCAATATCCTCACCCAGGGCTCGCACGCGCTGGTCACCGACTTCGGCGTGGCCAAGGCGCTCAGCGCGGCATTGCCCCTGAGCGGAGTGACGTCGGCCGGCATCGCGATCGGCACCCCCGCCTACATGGCGCCCGAGCAACTCGCCGGAGATTCGACAGCCGACCACCGCATGGACATTTACGCGGTGGGCTTGCTCGCGTACGAGCTCGCCACGGGCGAATCTCCGTTCACGGGTCCGTCGCCGCGCGAAACGCTCGCCGCGCAACTCACGCGCGTTCCGAACCCACTGCACGAAGTCTCGCCCGAGGTGCCGCGCACGCTGTCGGATCTGATCATGCGCTGCCTCGCGAAAGACCCGAACGCGCGGCCGCAGAACGCCGACGAGATCCTGCAGGAGCTCGACTCCCTGACGATGCCGATGGTCGTGACGCCGCGCAACGGCGGCGTCGATGCGCGCACGGGACGGCGCCCGTGGCTGGGGATCGCCGCGGTGGCGATTCTGTTCGCCGTGCTCGCCGGTGTCGGCTACGTCGTGACGCGCCCACGCCCGCAATCGCCGCCGAGTGCGACGATGCCCCATGGGCCGCCGCCGCCGGCAGCGGCGGTGGTTCGGCCGGAAAGCGTCGTCAAGCGCGCGGTCGCGACGAGCAGCATTGCTCCGGCCGGAACGCCGAAACCGGTGCGGCCCGTGATCACGCACGAGGATTCCGTTCGCATCGCGGAGGCGGTGCGCAAGCGCGTCGACGCCGCGAAGACGCGCGACTCGCTCGCGAAAGCCAAGCTCGCCGAGGAGACGCAGCGCAAGATGGTCGACTCGATCATCGCGGCCAACTCCGGCTCGGCATCGGGCGGCGCGGTCGCGGGCGGACCACGCCGCCTCGCCATTGCCGAACCAGCCGACATTCGGTCGTGGCCCGAGGCAAATCTGCTGGGACGTGCCGTGTCCGACAGCCTCCGGCGCATGCTGCGCGCACGGTCGAAGCAGTATTCCGTCGTCGATCAGGACTCCGTGCGCCTGCAGCTGGCGCGATCGCGAGACCCGAACGAGCTGGGAAAAACGCTCAACAGCGATCTGATCGTCTCGGTTCGTCTGCAGCTGCTGCGGGGAGACTCCGCGGTGCTGATGCTGCAGACCTACGATCTGACCGCGACGAACGCGTTTCGCTCGCGCACCGCGGTGAATCGAGCCGTTCCCAAGAGCGAAGTACTGGCCGACCTGGACGCGCTGCTCTTCTCGACGCTCAACTTCCTCGACGAGATGAGCCGCGCGCCGCGCCGCCCCAGGCCGCCCGGCGGCTGA
- a CDS encoding M28 family peptidase — translation MKRFHFPTRVGCVVLLTLAACARTGTLSPSGTSAAITANDLRLRLTAFAHDSMMGREAGTIWDYKAAAWVASQFRTLGLRPAGDSGGWFQTVPNVRVRDTSVERAPARNVIAIVPGTDPALRNEYVAISAHNDHIGFRHVAIDHDSLRAFNTVVRPLGADSPPRAATPEEAIRIRHILDSLRAIRPPRPDSVYNGADDDGSGTIALIEIAEAFARGKEKPRRSILLISHTAEEEGLIGSAWYTDHATVPIDSIVAEIDVDMIGRGAATDIKAGGPTYLEVVGLRRLSQEYGDWIEAVNAKEPLPFVFDYEYDAPGHPDQYYCRADHYSYARYGVPSVSLSRGSHMDYHQLTDEPQYIDYPDYARLTRMVFDAALYVANADHRPRLSVPKPVNPHVPCRQ, via the coding sequence ATGAAGCGTTTCCATTTTCCGACTCGTGTCGGCTGTGTCGTTTTGCTCACGTTGGCCGCGTGCGCTCGAACCGGCACACTCTCACCATCCGGCACGTCCGCCGCGATCACGGCCAATGATCTGCGGCTGCGCCTTACCGCGTTTGCGCACGATAGCATGATGGGCCGCGAAGCCGGAACGATCTGGGACTACAAGGCCGCCGCGTGGGTCGCGTCGCAATTCCGCACACTGGGACTCCGACCGGCGGGCGACAGCGGGGGCTGGTTTCAAACGGTTCCGAACGTTCGCGTGCGCGACACGTCGGTCGAGCGCGCCCCGGCGCGCAACGTCATCGCGATCGTTCCCGGCACGGACCCGGCGCTTCGCAACGAATACGTCGCGATCAGCGCGCACAACGACCACATCGGGTTTCGCCACGTCGCAATCGATCACGACTCGCTCCGCGCCTTCAACACCGTCGTCCGCCCACTGGGCGCCGATAGTCCGCCGCGCGCGGCGACGCCCGAAGAAGCGATTCGCATTCGCCACATTCTCGATTCGCTGCGTGCGATACGGCCGCCGCGCCCGGACTCGGTCTACAACGGCGCGGATGACGACGGCAGCGGAACGATCGCGCTGATCGAGATCGCCGAGGCGTTCGCGCGCGGGAAAGAAAAGCCGCGACGTTCGATTCTTCTCATCTCACACACGGCGGAAGAGGAGGGGCTCATCGGTTCCGCGTGGTACACCGACCATGCGACGGTGCCGATCGATTCGATTGTGGCCGAGATCGACGTCGACATGATCGGACGCGGCGCGGCGACCGATATAAAGGCCGGCGGTCCCACCTACCTCGAGGTCGTGGGATTGCGCCGCCTGTCGCAGGAGTATGGTGACTGGATCGAAGCCGTGAACGCCAAGGAGCCGCTGCCGTTCGTGTTCGACTATGAGTACGACGCGCCGGGCCATCCCGATCAGTATTACTGTCGCGCCGATCATTACAGCTACGCGCGCTACGGAGTGCCAAGCGTCTCGTTGTCGCGTGGGAGTCACATGGACTACCACCAGCTCACCGACGAGCCGCAGTACATCGACTATCCGGACTACGCGCGTCTGACGCGGATGGTGTTCGACGCGGCGCTGTACGTCGCGAACGCGGATCATCGGCCGCGACTGTCGGTGCCGAAGCCGGTGAATCCGCACGTGCCTTGCCGGCAGTGA